A single window of Polaribacter sp. SA4-10 DNA harbors:
- a CDS encoding CBS domain-containing protein, with translation MAIKSFQGKRDASQGKEDAQILVSDYMTTKLITFKAEDSLDHVINQLITYKISGGPVVNDKNELIGIISETDCIKHISESKYYNMPSDTNNTVGKYMVTDVDTIDKNMNIFDAAFKFISSHRRRFPVVENGKLIGQLSQKDVLKAAIKVQGNTWNS, from the coding sequence ATGGCTATTAAAAGTTTCCAAGGAAAAAGAGATGCATCACAAGGAAAAGAAGATGCTCAAATTTTAGTTTCTGATTATATGACTACAAAATTGATAACTTTTAAAGCAGAAGATTCTTTAGATCATGTAATTAATCAATTAATTACATATAAAATTTCTGGAGGACCCGTTGTAAATGATAAAAATGAATTAATAGGAATTATTTCTGAAACCGATTGTATTAAGCATATTTCTGAAAGTAAGTATTACAACATGCCTTCAGACACAAATAATACGGTTGGAAAATATATGGTTACTGATGTTGATACAATTGATAAAAACATGAATATTTTTGATGCTGCTTTTAAATTTATAAGCTCGCACAGAAGAAGGTTTCCCGTTGTAGAAAACGGAAAACTTATTGGTCAATTGAGCCAAAAAGATGTTTTAAAAGCGGCTATTAAAGTGCAAGGAAATACTTGGAATAGTTAA
- a CDS encoding single-stranded DNA-binding protein, with amino-acid sequence MSTLRNKVQLIGNLGNNPEIITLESGKKLAKFSIATNESYKNAQGEKVTDTQWHNIVAWNKTAEIIEKYLEKGSEVAVEGKLTSRSYETKEGEKRYITEIVCNELLMLGNKQ; translated from the coding sequence ATGAGTACGTTAAGAAACAAAGTACAGTTAATTGGAAATTTAGGAAACAACCCAGAAATTATCACTTTAGAAAGCGGTAAAAAGTTAGCAAAATTTTCTATTGCTACCAATGAAAGTTACAAAAATGCACAAGGAGAAAAAGTAACAGATACACAATGGCATAATATTGTAGCTTGGAATAAAACAGCAGAAATAATTGAGAAATATTTAGAAAAAGGAAGTGAAGTAGCGGTTGAAGGAAAACTGACTTCTAGATCTTACGAGACTAAAGAAGGAGAAAAAAGATACATTACAGAAATTGTTTGTAATGAATTGTTGATGTTAGGAAATAAGCAGTAA
- a CDS encoding 2-hydroxyacid dehydrogenase, translating into MKTLVYSAKDFEIPYLEKANCKKHEFTFLEASLSSESAVKAIGYEAVSISSSGKASTIVIEKLKDFGVKYITLRAVGHDNVNLKAANTFGIKVANVPAYSPCAIAEHAVGLLLTLNRKLIEANKRAKSFNFNLNNLIGFDLNNKTIGIVGTGKIGAIMTKIMHGFGCELLGYDIVENEELIKKYGMQYQSLEALCKKADIISLHVPLNSETHHLIDEDLIDKMKPGVVIINTARGAVLNTEDVIKGLRSGIIGALGIDVYEKERGLFFTNHSNDIITDEMIIKLNAMPNVLITGHQAFLTEEALTNIAETTIYNLDCWSKNRETENELTKTVTETV; encoded by the coding sequence ATGAAAACACTTGTATACAGTGCTAAAGATTTTGAAATTCCTTATTTAGAAAAAGCGAATTGCAAAAAACATGAATTCACTTTTTTAGAAGCGTCATTGTCATCAGAATCTGCAGTGAAAGCTATAGGATATGAGGCAGTTTCTATATCTTCATCAGGTAAAGCTTCAACAATTGTAATTGAAAAATTAAAAGATTTTGGTGTAAAATATATTACATTAAGAGCTGTTGGACATGATAATGTAAATTTAAAGGCTGCAAATACATTTGGAATAAAAGTGGCAAATGTGCCAGCTTATTCTCCATGCGCAATCGCAGAACATGCTGTAGGTTTATTATTAACATTAAATAGAAAGTTAATTGAAGCTAATAAAAGAGCAAAGTCTTTCAATTTTAACTTAAATAACCTGATTGGTTTCGATTTAAATAATAAAACAATAGGTATTGTAGGAACTGGTAAAATAGGTGCTATTATGACTAAAATAATGCATGGTTTTGGATGTGAATTATTAGGGTATGATATTGTTGAAAATGAAGAATTAATCAAAAAATATGGAATGCAATATCAGTCTTTGGAAGCGCTATGTAAAAAGGCAGATATTATTTCATTACACGTGCCTTTAAATAGTGAAACGCATCATTTAATTGATGAAGATTTAATTGACAAAATGAAACCTGGTGTTGTAATAATAAATACTGCAAGAGGTGCAGTTTTAAATACAGAAGATGTCATTAAAGGTTTAAGAAGTGGAATTATTGGCGCTTTAGGAATAGATGTGTATGAAAAAGAAAGAGGTCTATTTTTTACAAATCATTCTAATGATATTATTACAGATGAAATGATTATTAAATTAAACGCAATGCCGAATGTACTAATTACAGGTCATCAAGCTTTTTTAACTGAAGAAGCGCTAACAAATATTGCAGAAACAACAATTTATAATTTAGATTGCTGGAGTAAAAATAGAGAAACAGAAAACGAATTAACGAAAACCGTTACAGAAACGGTATAA
- a CDS encoding L,D-transpeptidase, translating into MKYKVNLGVLIVFFLIVIIGISYSNVFTPLKEKTMIFNTDLRKNIPINSDISVENYFQFLDSIVLKYDSITSYKLTEHLLVRANPWIIDSLKNTDYYTMKEKDSFVYNQKKMVVLKKGATLILPSINSVKKMLTSFENTKIDVNIPEYKLRIFENSKELFNFSVRVGRNEKKYLKMAGRILDLRTKTGKGKIVRHERFPDFYNPVNGYQYYVTKRDDKKVTKLPQIPFIETEINGVRYGQLIHPTTNPVTLGKASSNGCIGTNESAAWVIYYYAPINTKITIRYDLIVNDLGNGNNLILKDIYGYKKKE; encoded by the coding sequence ATGAAATACAAGGTTAATTTAGGGGTTTTAATCGTCTTTTTCTTGATAGTAATTATTGGTATAAGTTATTCAAATGTTTTTACTCCTCTAAAAGAGAAAACAATGATTTTTAATACTGATTTAAGAAAAAATATTCCTATTAATTCTGATATTTCTGTAGAAAATTACTTTCAATTCTTAGATTCAATTGTTCTAAAATACGATTCTATAACCTCTTACAAATTAACAGAACATCTTTTAGTGAGAGCTAATCCTTGGATTATTGACAGCCTAAAAAATACCGATTATTATACAATGAAAGAAAAAGATTCTTTTGTTTATAATCAGAAAAAAATGGTTGTTTTAAAAAAAGGAGCTACTTTAATTTTACCAAGTATTAATTCAGTAAAAAAGATGCTCACCTCATTTGAAAACACAAAAATTGATGTAAATATCCCTGAGTATAAACTCAGAATTTTTGAAAACTCTAAAGAACTTTTTAATTTTTCTGTTAGAGTTGGAAGAAATGAAAAAAAATATCTTAAAATGGCAGGAAGAATTTTAGATTTAAGAACCAAAACAGGAAAGGGTAAAATTGTAAGACATGAACGTTTTCCAGATTTCTATAATCCTGTTAACGGATATCAATATTATGTAACAAAAAGAGATGATAAAAAAGTAACAAAATTACCTCAAATTCCGTTTATAGAAACTGAAATAAACGGTGTACGTTATGGTCAATTAATTCATCCAACAACAAATCCAGTTACACTAGGAAAAGCATCTTCTAATGGCTGTATTGGCACAAATGAATCAGCTGCTTGGGTTATTTATTATTACGCACCAATTAATACTAAAATAACGATTAGATACGATTTAATAGTTAATGATTTGGGTAATGGAAATAACCTAATTTTAAAAGATATTTATGGTTATAAGAAGAAAGAATGA
- a CDS encoding pyridoxamine 5'-phosphate oxidase family protein, with product MLTSLNEKECISLLSDNYIGQLAYIYKGRPFIVPITYYFDGKNIYIIGYSTEGHKTMAMRKNNNVSIQISEIKKNENWTSVMAHGFFKELTGSDAKRYLHEFTNGIKDLILRKEEKNLHFISEFSSKTYTDKLPVVFKITIDEVTGKRRLR from the coding sequence ATGTTAACAAGTTTAAACGAAAAAGAATGCATAAGTCTTTTATCAGATAATTATATTGGTCAACTTGCTTATATATATAAAGGCAGACCATTTATTGTTCCCATTACCTATTATTTTGACGGTAAAAATATTTATATTATTGGCTATTCTACAGAAGGTCATAAAACGATGGCGATGCGAAAAAACAATAATGTATCAATACAAATTTCAGAAATAAAAAAAAATGAGAATTGGACTTCTGTAATGGCTCATGGATTTTTTAAAGAACTTACTGGTAGTGATGCAAAAAGATATTTACATGAATTTACCAATGGAATAAAAGATCTTATCTTAAGGAAAGAAGAAAAGAATTTACATTTTATTAGTGAATTTTCTAGTAAAACATATACAGATAAGCTTCCTGTAGTTTTTAAAATAACGATAGATGAAGTTACCGGAAAAAGAAGATTACGTTAA
- a CDS encoding metallophosphoesterase, translated as MKSYSLFTILLLCLAILIVDILAYYWLQSITQLITSETLITIINVFFWVFTVGLITLIILLKVTLDDINPRRKHLLISSLYGLAISSFIPKFIFVIIFSILFFSNYVFSEQESLIVVPLFGLLSGFLPFFVILFGFFRTLYRFKVHHITVKHPKLPASFNGLKIIQISDIHLGSFNYKYHILDKAIKIINNSSPDFIFFTGDLVNNYAWELIGWEKVFKNLIAKKGKYAILGNHDYGDYSSWNSDEEKKENFEKIKQFYKNIDFKLLLNESEIIKKNEDSIAIIGVENWGKPPFKQYGNLQKALKSVTEIPFKLLLSHDPSHWSEEVIKNTDISFTFSGHTHGMQAGFQYKKMKWSPIKYKYKHWAGLYNEKEQYLYVNRGLGWLGFPGRLGMRPEITVFELLKK; from the coding sequence ATGAAAAGCTACTCTCTATTTACAATTTTGCTCTTATGTTTGGCAATTTTAATTGTAGATATTTTAGCGTATTATTGGTTACAATCTATTACGCAACTTATAACTTCAGAAACTTTAATAACTATAATAAATGTGTTTTTCTGGGTCTTCACAGTTGGTTTAATTACATTAATAATACTTCTTAAAGTTACTTTAGACGATATTAATCCTAGACGAAAACACCTACTAATTTCTTCTTTATACGGATTGGCAATTTCTTCTTTTATTCCTAAATTTATATTTGTTATTATTTTTTCAATATTGTTTTTCTCTAACTATGTTTTCTCAGAACAAGAATCCTTAATTGTTGTTCCTCTTTTTGGTTTGCTTTCTGGGTTTCTCCCTTTTTTTGTAATACTATTTGGTTTTTTTAGAACTTTATACCGATTTAAAGTCCATCACATTACAGTTAAACACCCAAAATTACCAGCTTCTTTTAACGGATTAAAAATTATTCAAATTTCTGATATTCATCTTGGTAGCTTTAATTATAAATACCACATCTTAGATAAAGCTATTAAAATAATTAATAATTCATCCCCAGACTTTATATTTTTTACTGGAGATTTAGTTAATAATTATGCCTGGGAATTAATTGGATGGGAAAAGGTTTTTAAAAATTTAATTGCAAAAAAGGGTAAATATGCCATCTTAGGAAATCATGATTATGGAGATTATAGTAGTTGGAATTCTGATGAAGAAAAAAAAGAAAATTTCGAAAAAATAAAACAATTTTATAAAAATATCGATTTTAAACTCTTGCTAAATGAATCAGAAATAATTAAAAAAAATGAGGATAGTATAGCAATTATTGGAGTAGAAAATTGGGGAAAACCCCCTTTTAAACAATATGGAAATTTACAAAAAGCACTAAAAAGTGTAACTGAAATTCCCTTTAAATTATTGTTATCTCATGATCCTTCACATTGGAGCGAGGAAGTGATTAAAAATACTGATATTTCATTTACTTTTTCTGGTCATACGCATGGAATGCAAGCTGGTTTTCAATACAAAAAAATGAAATGGAGCCCAATTAAATACAAATACAAACATTGGGCAGGATTGTATAATGAGAAAGAACAATATTTGTACGTTAATCGTGGTTTAGGTTGGCTCGGTTTTCCTGGAAGATTAGGAATGAGACCTGAAATTACAGTGTTTGAATTACTTAAAAAATAG
- a CDS encoding CDP-alcohol phosphatidyltransferase family protein, translating to MDTKKILTFKNYNIADWFSFYRILAAPFLLLLIWFDAQLIFTWFLLISYLTDAIDGYLARKLKITSARGSQLDSIGDQITLIIGLIGLFYFENEFVKTNLTLILIAFIPYIIQMIIAFYKYGKATSFHTYLAKTSAILQSVFILWSLFFNPEYSLFYIMIVIGILETIEEISLVFMYKNWVSDVKSIFWALKDERRKQK from the coding sequence ATGGACACTAAAAAAATACTCACATTCAAAAATTATAATATAGCAGACTGGTTTTCTTTTTATAGGATATTAGCGGCTCCGTTTTTACTTTTATTAATTTGGTTTGATGCTCAATTAATTTTCACTTGGTTTTTATTAATTAGTTATTTAACAGATGCAATAGATGGTTATTTAGCCAGAAAACTAAAAATTACAAGTGCAAGAGGATCACAATTAGATTCTATTGGAGATCAAATAACTTTAATTATTGGGCTTATTGGTTTGTTTTATTTTGAAAATGAGTTTGTGAAAACAAATCTTACACTAATATTAATAGCATTTATTCCTTATATAATTCAAATGATAATAGCGTTTTACAAATATGGAAAAGCAACCTCTTTTCATACCTATTTAGCAAAAACATCTGCTATTTTACAAAGTGTATTTATACTTTGGTCTTTATTTTTTAATCCAGAATATTCATTATTTTATATAATGATTGTTATAGGAATTTTAGAAACTATAGAAGAAATTTCTTTAGTTTTTATGTATAAAAACTGGGTTTCTGATGTAAAAAGTATTTTTTGGGCACTTAAAGATGAGCGAAGAAAACAAAAATAA
- a CDS encoding mechanosensitive ion channel family protein, which produces MEQIEKNFWEVLSEYGILKYLLLIISVLFIIQILRRFLRKKIDNTTVRYKTQKGVEIIGYILLVVLSFSFFTGNIKDFTVLIGLFTAGIAFTLQELILSIAGSVYIFMVKVYQPGDRIEINGIKGDVIDVDSVYTTMMEIGEWVTSDNYSGRIVKLSNAFVFKGPIYNYSQHFPFIWDEFNLPIRYGSNIELAKLIIIKTAAKILSDYTINSKKKWKEVVNKYYIEDALVDPTLAITLTDNWIQFNIRYIVDYKKRRLTKHTLHNEIRKEIDKTKGKIILASATIEIIEIPEINIDQNK; this is translated from the coding sequence ATGGAACAAATTGAAAAAAATTTTTGGGAGGTTTTATCTGAATATGGTATTCTGAAATACTTGTTGTTAATTATTTCTGTTCTTTTTATAATTCAGATTTTAAGACGTTTTTTAAGAAAGAAAATAGACAATACAACGGTAAGGTATAAAACACAAAAAGGGGTAGAAATTATTGGTTATATCCTATTAGTTGTTCTGTCTTTCTCCTTTTTTACTGGAAACATAAAAGACTTTACAGTTCTCATTGGCTTATTTACAGCAGGTATTGCTTTTACGCTTCAAGAACTCATTTTAAGTATAGCAGGCTCTGTATATATTTTTATGGTAAAAGTATATCAACCAGGAGATCGAATAGAAATTAACGGAATAAAAGGAGATGTGATTGATGTTGATAGCGTTTACACAACAATGATGGAAATTGGCGAATGGGTAACAAGCGATAATTATAGTGGTAGAATTGTAAAATTGAGCAATGCTTTTGTATTTAAAGGCCCTATTTATAATTACTCACAACACTTTCCTTTTATTTGGGATGAGTTTAATTTACCCATTAGATATGGTTCTAATATTGAGTTAGCAAAATTAATAATTATTAAAACTGCTGCTAAAATTCTTTCTGATTATACCATTAATTCTAAAAAAAAGTGGAAAGAAGTTGTAAATAAATACTACATAGAAGATGCACTGGTAGATCCAACTTTAGCAATAACATTAACAGATAATTGGATTCAATTTAACATCAGATATATTGTAGATTATAAAAAAAGAAGGCTTACAAAACACACTTTACATAATGAGATTAGAAAAGAAATAGACAAAACAAAGGGTAAAATAATTCTGGCTTCTGCTACTATAGAAATTATTGAAATTCCTGAAATAAATATTGATCAAAACAAATAA
- a CDS encoding chaperone modulator CbpM translates to METQNLISIQRFCEHYSIPVKFINELREYELIEIIVTDSQDYIKITEINEVEKMIRLHYDLNINLEGVDVIYNLLDQVDSLKKEITDLQNKLLFYEHFKNL, encoded by the coding sequence ATGGAAACTCAAAACTTAATATCTATACAGCGCTTTTGTGAGCATTACAGTATTCCTGTTAAATTCATCAACGAATTAAGAGAGTATGAATTAATAGAAATTATTGTAACAGATAGTCAAGATTATATTAAAATTACAGAAATTAACGAGGTAGAAAAAATGATTCGTTTGCATTATGACCTCAACATAAATTTAGAAGGAGTTGATGTAATTTATAATTTATTAGATCAAGTTGATTCCTTAAAAAAAGAAATAACAGATTTACAAAATAAACTTCTTTTTTACGAGCATTTTAAAAATCTATAA
- a CDS encoding DnaJ C-terminal domain-containing protein produces MAFIDYYKILGLTKSASQADIKKAYRKLARKYHPDLNPNDKNAEKKFKEINEANEVLSDAVNRKKYDKYGEHWQNAEAYEQEKQRQQKYQRSSQGSSGGYSQEDFSNIFGNMFGGASSGRRTSAKFRGQDYNSEIQLNLSDVYKTQKQVITVNGKNIRITIPAGVENGQIIKIKGHGGKGVNNGPNGDLYIQFSIINNSKFKRDKENLHINIDLDIYTALLGGHLMVATFEGKVKLTIKPETQNGTKVKLKGKGFPKYKKEGQFGDLFITYQLKIPTNLNEKEKELIKELQKQR; encoded by the coding sequence ATGGCATTTATAGATTATTATAAAATTTTAGGACTTACCAAAAGTGCTTCTCAAGCTGATATTAAAAAAGCTTATAGAAAATTGGCGCGAAAATATCATCCAGATTTAAATCCTAATGATAAAAATGCAGAAAAAAAATTTAAGGAAATTAATGAAGCTAATGAAGTTTTAAGTGATGCTGTAAATAGAAAAAAATACGATAAATATGGCGAGCATTGGCAAAATGCTGAAGCTTATGAACAAGAAAAACAAAGACAACAAAAATACCAAAGAAGTTCTCAAGGCTCTTCTGGAGGATATTCTCAAGAAGATTTTTCTAATATTTTTGGAAACATGTTTGGCGGCGCTTCTTCTGGCAGAAGAACAAGTGCAAAATTTAGAGGTCAAGATTATAATTCTGAGATCCAATTAAATTTAAGCGATGTTTATAAAACGCAAAAACAAGTAATAACGGTTAATGGAAAAAACATCCGAATTACAATTCCTGCAGGAGTAGAAAACGGACAAATCATCAAAATAAAAGGACATGGAGGAAAAGGTGTAAATAACGGTCCAAATGGCGATTTATACATTCAGTTTTCTATTATAAATAATTCTAAATTTAAACGAGACAAAGAGAATCTTCACATTAATATAGATTTAGATATTTACACAGCTTTGTTAGGTGGGCACCTTATGGTGGCTACTTTTGAAGGAAAAGTAAAACTTACGATTAAGCCAGAAACACAAAACGGAACAAAAGTAAAACTGAAAGGAAAAGGATTTCCTAAGTATAAAAAAGAAGGTCAGTTTGGTGATTTATTTATAACCTACCAACTTAAAATACCTACAAATTTAAACGAAAAAGAGAAAGAGTTAATTAAAGAACTACAAAAACAACGCTAA
- a CDS encoding site-2 protease family protein encodes MKANLNLGSVSGIKIKIHWTFFFLIVWVAFNEVKEGGTTESVLYNIAFVLAVFACVVLHELGHALTAKRFGINTKNITLLPIGGMASLDKIPASPKQEFLVTIAGPLVNVVIALLLYFVIPHQNLMHLSLGEEIAFINNFTLQNFLIYLFFVNIGLVVFNLIPAFPMDGGRILRALLAMKLDRVKATRIASSIGLTIAVIFLLIGLLYNPILIFIALFVFIGAYTENLMVKQLSLLKGHKIKDVMLTSITKFNSENSIQDVIDVLLAGSENNFVVVDNDKIVGLLYHKDIIEKSKERALKIKEIMKTSFKTIDINADINEVYRLIYSDNKPFLPVVDKNKLIGAIDLANINEFFLLQAKLAY; translated from the coding sequence ATGAAAGCAAATTTAAATTTAGGAAGTGTTTCTGGTATCAAAATTAAAATTCATTGGACTTTTTTCTTTCTAATTGTTTGGGTTGCTTTTAATGAAGTTAAAGAAGGCGGAACAACTGAAAGTGTTTTGTACAATATTGCTTTTGTTCTCGCTGTTTTTGCTTGTGTTGTTTTACATGAATTAGGTCATGCATTAACAGCAAAACGTTTTGGCATAAATACTAAGAATATAACCTTGTTGCCAATTGGTGGAATGGCTAGTTTAGATAAAATTCCAGCATCTCCTAAGCAAGAGTTTTTAGTAACAATTGCAGGTCCTTTAGTAAATGTTGTTATTGCTTTACTACTTTATTTTGTAATTCCTCACCAAAATTTAATGCACTTAAGCTTAGGCGAAGAAATAGCATTTATAAATAATTTTACGTTACAAAACTTCCTTATATACCTCTTTTTTGTAAATATAGGATTGGTTGTTTTTAATCTTATCCCTGCTTTTCCAATGGATGGAGGTAGAATTTTAAGAGCTTTATTAGCCATGAAATTAGATCGTGTAAAAGCAACAAGAATAGCTTCAAGTATTGGTTTAACTATTGCTGTAATCTTTCTTTTAATAGGTCTCTTATATAATCCTATTTTAATTTTTATTGCACTGTTTGTTTTTATAGGAGCTTACACAGAAAATTTAATGGTGAAACAATTATCACTATTAAAAGGTCATAAAATAAAAGATGTTATGCTAACAAGTATTACTAAATTTAACTCAGAAAACTCCATTCAAGATGTTATAGATGTATTGTTGGCTGGAAGTGAAAACAATTTTGTTGTTGTAGATAATGATAAAATTGTAGGCTTATTATATCATAAAGATATTATTGAAAAGTCGAAAGAAAGAGCTTTAAAAATTAAGGAAATAATGAAAACATCTTTTAAGACGATTGATATAAATGCAGATATTAATGAAGTGTATCGATTAATATATAGTGATAACAAACCATTTTTACCTGTTGTAGATAAAAACAAACTTATTGGAGCAATTGATTTAGCAAACATTAACGAATTCTTTTTATTACAAGCTAAACTAGCGTATTAA
- a CDS encoding WG repeat-containing protein — MKKLILLFILIPLLSFSQTIDKLDYISPFNEGFSAIKKGSEWAFINEQGSIIINFRKDLVLTEIDNEKYPVFKNGRCLISVKKEGISFFGYIDISGKTVIEPKFLNATNFENNHAVVLKMYKEVLGENNVLNKHVVRYESTEVLIDKFGVIKHNLTAPKGLALSINYITKPPKIYSKIIAQNLYSTLGDDNKQIIKKLIE; from the coding sequence ATGAAAAAACTAATTCTATTATTTATTTTAATTCCTCTTTTAAGTTTTTCTCAAACAATAGATAAACTTGATTATATCTCACCATTTAATGAAGGTTTTTCTGCCATAAAAAAAGGAAGTGAATGGGCATTTATTAATGAGCAGGGAAGCATTATTATCAACTTTAGAAAAGATTTAGTTTTAACAGAAATTGACAATGAAAAGTATCCTGTTTTTAAGAATGGTAGGTGTTTAATTTCTGTAAAAAAAGAGGGTATTTCTTTTTTTGGATATATTGATATATCCGGAAAAACGGTAATTGAACCTAAATTTTTAAATGCTACTAATTTTGAGAACAACCATGCAGTAGTTCTTAAAATGTACAAGGAAGTTTTAGGCGAAAATAATGTGCTAAATAAACATGTAGTAAGGTATGAATCTACGGAGGTTTTAATAGATAAATTTGGTGTTATTAAACACAATTTAACAGCACCAAAAGGTCTTGCACTTTCAATAAACTATATCACTAAACCTCCAAAAATATATAGCAAAATTATTGCTCAAAATTTGTATTCTACATTAGGAGATGATAATAAGCAAATCATTAAAAAACTTATAGAATAA
- a CDS encoding DUF302 domain-containing protein, with protein MVAGDFDTIVQKVTQLLKEQGFGVLTQIGIQQTLKEKLDVDFKKYKILGACNPAFAYKALQAEDKIGTMLPCNIIVQ; from the coding sequence ATTGTAGCAGGTGATTTTGATACTATTGTTCAAAAAGTAACCCAATTATTAAAAGAACAAGGCTTTGGAGTATTAACCCAAATTGGTATCCAACAAACGCTAAAGGAAAAACTAGACGTAGATTTTAAAAAATATAAAATATTAGGTGCTTGTAATCCTGCCTTTGCATACAAAGCTTTACAAGCTGAAGATAAAATAGGAACCATGTTACCCTGTAATATTATTGTGCAATAA